The DNA window GGGCGCAAGCGCAGCCTGGTGGTCGAGTACCTTGGGGTTCGTGTTGGCGGTGAGCGTGGTCGCGGCCAATCTTCAGGACCGCGATGCCGCCTCGGGCGCCGTCGCTGACGCGGCCGCCAAGTACCCCCAGATCAACACGCTGTTTGTCGATAGCGCCTACGCCGGTCAATTTGCCCAAACCACCGAGCAGACCCACGCGATCCGCGTGGAAGTCGTGCGCCATCCAGCCAACAAAAGCGTTGGCTCCTGGCACGTGGACGGGGCGCCTGACCGAGTGGTGATCGCCAACGCCGACGGCTTCGTTCCGCTGCCGAAGCGCTGGGTTGTCGAGCGCACCCATGCGTGGAATGAGCGTGCCCGTCGATTGATCATGCATCATGACCGTCTGCCAGCGGTCTCCGAAACCTGGGTTTGGCTGGCGGAGGCGCGCATCCTGCTGCGGCGGTTGACCACAACGGTTTGATTTTGTCTACACCCTCTTAGAGGGTGTAGACAAAAATAATTGAGCTGCTATTTGTATACCAGTCTACAACTGAGCTGGTGTGCGCTGATGTCGAAAGCTGGTCGTCCCCCCAAGATTCACGAGGCGGAGCAAGCGGTATTGCGTCAAATTGTCACGGATCGCCCGACCTCCACGCTGTCAGAGATTGCCCGGGAACTCGCGGCACGGACGGGAATCGAGGCTCATGAAGCAACGATTCGCAAGTCCTTGCGGGAGGCGGGCGTCACGCGCCTCCGGGGCGAGAGTGGTCTCGAGGCGCAAGCGCGCGCAACGCCGCGTCGGTATGGGTATACGGATGCGCATCGTCGCCACGACCCCGACCAAAGCTACCCAAGTTGTCTGACCGATGCGGAGTGGGACTTGGTCGCCGCTCTCTTTGAGATGCCGGGCGGGCGGGGTCAACCGCCCCGCGTGTCGCGCCGGAGCATCCTGGAGGCGTGTTGCTACGTGGTGCGCACGGGGTGCGCGTGGCGGATGCTGCCGCACGATTTCGCGCCTTGGCAGAATGTCTACAAGACGTTTCGCCGTTGGAGTGCGGCTGGGAAGTTTGAGCAGATGCATGATCGACTGCGGGGGCAATGGCGCGAACGCGAGGGGCGTGAGATCGCGCCGACGGCGGCGGTGCTGGATGCGCAATCGACCCGCGGCTCGCCGCAGGGTGGACCGAGCGGCTTTGATGCGGGCAAGCAGGTCAAGGGGCGCAAGCGCAGCCTGGTGGTCGATACCTTGGGGTTCGTGTTGGCGGTGAGCGTGGTCGCGGCCAATCTTCAGGACCGCGATGCCGCCTCGGGCGCCGTCGCTGACGCGGCCGCCAAGTACCCCCAGATCAACACGCTGTTTGTCGATAGCGCCTACGCCGGTCAATTTGCCCAAACCACCGAGCAGACCCACGCGATCCGCGTGGAAGTCGTGCGCC is part of the Thiocystis violascens DSM 198 genome and encodes:
- a CDS encoding IS5 family transposase, with translation MSKAGRPPKIHEAEQAVLRQIVTDRPTSTLSEIARELAARTGIEAHEATIRKSLREAGVTRLRGESGLEAQARATPRRYGYTDAHRRHDPDQSYPSCLTDAEWDLVAALFEMPGGRGQPPRVSRRSILEACCYVVRTGCAWRMLPHDFAPWQNVYKTFRRWSAAGKFEQMHDRLRGQWREREGREIAPTAAVLDAQSTRGSPQGGPSGFDAGKQVKGRKRSLVVDTLGFVLAVSVVAANLQDRDAASGAVADAAAKYPQINTLFVDSAYAGQFAQTTEQTHAIRVEVVRHPANKSVGSWHVDGAPDRVVIANADGFVPLPKRWVVERTHAWNERARRLIMHHDRLPAVSETWVWLAEARILLRRLTTTV